One window of the Sulfitobacter sp. HNIBRBA3233 genome contains the following:
- a CDS encoding carbohydrate kinase family protein — MILCCGEALIDMITAPVLTGGEGFVPHVGGAVFNTAIALGRLGAKAGMLTGLSTDMFGQQLAEALKASHVDTSHVVRSDRPTTLAFVQLKDGHATYSFFDELSAGRMLAPDDLPELKSEISALYFGGISLAHGPCASAYAALLKTQAPQRAIMIDPNIRAQFITDVSSYRSRLDGMMGHADIIKVSDEDLNWLIPGQGALAGKAAALLEKGAAAVIVTRGAEGATGYLENGREVFVPAVRTEVVDTVGAGDTFNAGLLANLSATGKLTKPKVAQLSPDALVRAMEYGARVASLTVSRAGANSPWASELRT, encoded by the coding sequence ATGATTTTGTGCTGCGGCGAAGCCCTGATCGACATGATCACCGCACCCGTGCTCACGGGCGGCGAAGGATTTGTTCCGCATGTCGGCGGGGCGGTATTCAACACCGCGATCGCATTGGGACGGCTGGGCGCCAAAGCGGGGATGCTGACGGGCCTGTCCACGGATATGTTCGGCCAGCAGCTTGCCGAGGCGTTGAAGGCGAGCCACGTGGACACCTCGCATGTCGTCCGCTCCGACCGTCCGACCACCTTGGCCTTCGTGCAGCTGAAAGACGGCCACGCGACCTATTCCTTCTTTGACGAATTGTCCGCAGGCCGGATGCTGGCCCCGGACGACCTGCCGGAACTGAAAAGTGAGATATCCGCGCTCTATTTCGGCGGCATCAGCCTGGCCCACGGGCCCTGCGCAAGCGCCTATGCGGCGCTGTTGAAAACCCAAGCGCCGCAGCGCGCGATCATGATCGATCCCAATATCCGTGCGCAGTTCATCACGGATGTATCCAGCTACCGCAGCCGCCTTGACGGCATGATGGGCCATGCTGACATCATCAAGGTCTCGGACGAGGACCTGAACTGGCTGATCCCGGGGCAGGGGGCCTTGGCGGGCAAGGCTGCCGCGCTGCTCGAGAAGGGGGCGGCTGCGGTCATCGTGACCCGCGGGGCCGAGGGCGCGACAGGCTATCTCGAAAACGGTAGGGAAGTCTTCGTTCCCGCCGTGCGGACAGAGGTCGTGGATACCGTCGGCGCAGGCGACACGTTCAACGCAGGGCTTCTGGCCAACCTGTCCGCCACCGGCAAGCTGACCAAGCCCAAGGTCGCGCAGCTGTCGCCAGATGCGCTGGTGCGCGCGATGGAATATGGCGCGAGGGTCGCGTCTTTGACGGTATCGCGCGCCGGTGCGAATTCTCCTTGGGCAAGCGAGCTCAGGACCTGA
- a CDS encoding Ig-like domain-containing protein encodes MTRSVQFSVIQDGMKIDFTVVEKDVNDDEIMDLVWTATIDESYGLTGDLRAIMWDVNDGRETKWSALDDKVAPPVLGSDVTDWQFDANAVDNFGNGANLHGEITSRNRDFDAGVEIGTQGIATDDIQSTTWTVLGDTSIGSLSLDDIGNQRIGVRVTSVGEPGGNRDGSLKIEGRIPLAPDGKDDLFSEEEDTCIAGNVLADNGLGADTDGDGDPLTVTEVIVDGTAYALDTPIDTGNGILTVGANGDFTFVPATSWTGTQTFDYTVTDGNGGFDCPTVTINVNEVAGITVDLEDGLAIDTDALTLSAADGAIVEVTRGPDNTLTFDLNVFVPDLPEKADIVLAQDLSGSFNDDISTLKNGNFMQDLAFALTAGGIDDLALGITSYVDYPISPFGIPSDFIYNVDQDLTTDFAAADAALDTLSIRNGNDLPEAQLVSLQQVGLGNGLTFRAESQRFVVLTTDAAFHQAGNYAAGGPNDNDTDLSDGTGAGGLEDYPAIAQVAAALASNGLIPIFAVTAGQIGTYQALLDNLGVGGSVVQLAGNSSNLAAAILTGLSEVTTDVDLAITSDDYGFIQSVVPAGLGFDDVAGEATVTFELEIGTPADYADDEVTLTVPGFGEVTLDFSFGVETVDGSAGRDTLSGNNNANEIYGYERADVLDGEGGDDVLVGGTGNDTLTGGSGADVFVFEDADKFRGTDTVLDYVDGVDMLQLSGFGAVGFGDLVIANDTGGNATISVMDGKADEIIAVLNGVDASALDMGDFIFA; translated from the coding sequence ATGACACGCTCCGTGCAATTTTCCGTCATTCAGGACGGTATGAAGATCGATTTTACAGTAGTCGAAAAAGACGTAAATGACGACGAGATCATGGATCTGGTCTGGACCGCCACGATCGACGAAAGCTATGGGCTCACAGGTGATCTGAGGGCGATCATGTGGGACGTCAACGATGGTCGCGAAACCAAGTGGAGTGCGCTTGACGACAAAGTAGCCCCTCCGGTTCTGGGGAGCGATGTCACCGATTGGCAGTTCGACGCCAACGCCGTCGACAACTTCGGCAACGGGGCCAACCTGCACGGTGAAATCACCTCCAGGAACAGGGATTTCGATGCGGGCGTCGAGATCGGGACGCAGGGGATCGCCACGGATGATATCCAATCCACGACATGGACCGTTCTGGGCGATACCAGCATCGGCAGCCTCAGCCTTGACGACATCGGCAACCAGCGCATCGGTGTGCGCGTCACCAGCGTAGGCGAACCGGGCGGCAACCGCGATGGATCGCTCAAGATCGAGGGGCGGATCCCGCTGGCACCGGACGGCAAGGACGATCTGTTCAGCGAAGAGGAAGACACCTGCATCGCCGGCAACGTGCTGGCCGATAATGGTCTGGGCGCCGATACGGACGGTGACGGAGATCCGCTGACCGTGACCGAAGTGATCGTCGATGGCACCGCCTATGCACTGGATACGCCCATCGACACCGGCAACGGCATCCTCACGGTCGGCGCCAACGGTGATTTCACCTTCGTACCCGCAACCAGTTGGACCGGCACGCAGACATTCGATTACACCGTGACGGACGGCAATGGCGGATTTGACTGTCCGACCGTGACGATCAACGTCAACGAGGTCGCCGGTATCACTGTCGATCTGGAGGATGGTCTGGCAATCGACACGGACGCGCTGACACTGTCGGCGGCAGACGGCGCAATCGTCGAGGTTACCCGCGGCCCGGACAATACTCTGACGTTCGATCTGAACGTTTTCGTCCCGGACCTGCCCGAGAAAGCCGATATCGTGCTGGCCCAGGATCTTTCGGGATCGTTCAATGATGATATCAGCACGCTGAAGAACGGCAATTTCATGCAGGATCTGGCATTTGCGCTGACTGCGGGGGGAATTGACGATCTCGCACTGGGGATCACCAGCTATGTCGACTATCCCATCAGTCCCTTCGGCATTCCCAGTGATTTTATCTATAATGTCGATCAGGATCTGACGACCGATTTTGCTGCTGCGGATGCCGCTCTGGACACGCTGTCTATAAGAAACGGCAACGACTTGCCCGAAGCGCAACTTGTTTCCCTGCAGCAGGTGGGTCTGGGCAACGGGTTAACCTTTCGCGCGGAGTCGCAACGGTTTGTGGTTCTGACCACCGATGCGGCGTTCCATCAGGCGGGCAACTACGCCGCCGGAGGCCCGAACGACAATGACACCGATCTATCCGATGGCACAGGGGCTGGCGGGCTGGAGGATTATCCCGCCATCGCGCAGGTCGCTGCGGCGCTGGCGTCAAACGGGTTGATCCCGATCTTCGCGGTCACCGCCGGTCAGATCGGCACGTACCAAGCGCTGCTCGATAATCTGGGTGTTGGCGGTTCGGTTGTTCAGCTGGCAGGGAACAGTTCAAACCTTGCTGCCGCCATCCTCACGGGTCTGTCCGAGGTGACCACCGATGTCGATCTTGCCATCACGTCGGATGACTATGGGTTCATCCAATCGGTTGTGCCGGCCGGGCTGGGCTTTGACGATGTGGCCGGAGAGGCGACCGTAACCTTCGAGTTGGAGATTGGTACACCGGCGGACTATGCCGACGATGAGGTCACGCTGACCGTGCCGGGCTTCGGTGAGGTGACGCTGGACTTCTCGTTCGGGGTTGAAACCGTCGACGGCAGCGCCGGACGCGACACGCTGTCGGGCAACAACAACGCAAACGAGATCTACGGCTACGAACGGGCCGATGTGCTGGACGGTGAAGGTGGCGACGATGTTCTGGTCGGGGGCACCGGAAACGACACTCTCACCGGCGGATCGGGGGCGGATGTCTTTGTGTTCGAGGATGCGGACAAGTTCCGCGGCACGGACACGGTTCTCGACTATGTGGACGGCGTCGACATGCTGCAGCTTTCCGGTTTCGGAGCGGTTGGCTTCGGCGATCTGGTGATTGCCAACGATACCGGTGGCAATGCGACCATCAGCGTCATGGACGGCAAGGCGGACGAGATCATCGCGGTTCTGAACGGCGTTGATGCGTCGGCACTGGATATGGGCGATTTCATCTTCGCCTGA